In Phaseolus vulgaris cultivar G19833 chromosome 3, P. vulgaris v2.0, whole genome shotgun sequence, the sequence TTTTCAGGTACTGTGCTTTAAATTGAGATTGCAGATACTTTAATGATTCCTTGTTCAAATCAAATAAATCCTCACAGTGTTTAAACTACAAGTTGTGTTAGTATCATTCCTGAAGGTAAATACCAAGTGTCCCACAAAAAGAATAGTAAATTATGGCAGCTCAACAGAGAATAACATTACAAAAGATCATTCACCTCTCTTTCCCCATGAAAGCTACCAAATATAGCTGATAGAACAAACTCAAATCACTATTTCAGTACACTGTCCCACTCCCTAGACTCTCCACAacattactattttattttattttttttagtttttgagTTTCCTTCACCCTAGTGGAGAAGAAGCTGGCCAAGTGTTCAATCTTTAAGATACACATatgatttcttttatttatttgctATTGTAGTTGTGACACATTAGAATTTAGAGTTTagagtattattaaaaaataattaataattaaatagtaattaaatttaaagataaaaataattagttattatatgattaaattagatattaatttagagattaagaaattatacattatatgattaaattagatattaatttagagattaagaaattattgatatttaatgtgatatttattattaataaaatattataaaatagtttttaaattggtatttaaattagctAAATAaatttagctactaatattttagattttaaattagtctccaAAAGATTAATAGAGAATAATTTAGAACATAAGTAGTTAGTAcctaaaatcttgatagctaatagttagatatcaatttagaaactactttataaatatttattaataatagaaactattttagatactaataatttttaatttataaaataatctctaattttgttaatatagtaactaattattttggtcattaaaatttatttttatttaatgattttttttagtgatataaaaaaaatgatttttctttccttccaccttaacatatttaaaaaaaaaatattattagtttaCAAATGTAATTTAACTAATGtaatgttaaaattattttatttgaaaaaaataatttcttttcaaTATGATGTAAGGTTGTCAAAACTACATTATATTCcagaattttaaatattaaaaataaaacataattcttaaaaaatatttctcacAAATTGTCCTCAACTTAACTTTGATTGGGATCAGTACTAGCTGGTATTGGagactaataattttatttttcttatgtaCTCAGGTGGAAATAAGAGAGTGAAAATATGAAGAGTAAATATAATATTGGTGGATtggtaaaataaaaagaaagtggGAATAGAATGGGGTACACTAATACTTTtcattttatacaattttttttattatatatttttttctttttccaatcacccaaaattttatattatttgtggGTATTATTGACTCCTCGAGGCTTGGGTTTGTTTGATCGTAATTGTGTGCATGACATTTCCAAAGACTGTAGGACTTTTCTTcttttacctaaatattttcttcatgtaattttttatatttttgaaaagtctaatttattcttttcaaattataaaatttagagaatatttttttaaaatttaaaaatacctttcaaACTCTATAACTCATTATCTAAattgtatttcaaattataaaattcaaaatgtattttctaAATTCGAAAGTACCTTTTAACTCTACaattaataatacatttttgtattttgaattttataatttggaATGTAAAATTTTGTATGGATTGTGAAACAAATTTCACATTCGAAGTGTAAAATTTAGAAtgtcaatttttatatttttgaaaatgtgGGGTGATATAAGAAACTgcggaggtgcaggaagaatctgCGCGGACCCAAACAACTCACCTCTTCACAGTGGTATTGGGCTGGAGTAGGTAGCACTTCTATCATCAACTACTCTGTAGGCCTTAGGGTACCAAAAAgaggactctttcttcctacacctccataccttcttgtgccaccccctactaaatatgaaaataccattttattcttttttttcacCCCCTTGAATTTGAGAtaataagcctatggattatgtaatctggataaTCCAGAAGACTTCCGGATGTGGATTAtgtcaattttatattttgaaaagacttccaaattatgtaatccagaagctaatataacacatatgaaaaaaaggcttccggattacataatccagaagctaatcttatgtatagaaaagactttcggattatgtaattcggaagctaatcacaaaagatTTCCGGATTgtataatctggaagctaattctgaatctagaaaaagacttctggattatgtaatccgaaatattgaaaaaggtatttttggaataagaaaaatttatgagggtggcacaagaaggtatggaggtgccaggaagaagcagcccaaAAAGAGTTCTGTTAGACTGCGGAAATTAGTTGGCCCAATTTTAATGATATTGTGTAGGCTTTTGATAAAATTTGGGCCAAGCTTGTCTCGACTGTTTAGCCCAAGAATGATGCACTGATATCTCTAGAtaaatttttctataaatacttttagaataaaagtaaataaattttttttttcataaattaaaactattttatgaACATCTTAACTAAATTATCATAGAGAAATTAATATCAGAGAATTTTAACAAATCAACttataataaaagtttttatttttctcttttattttatcttgtgttttttttggaatattttatttaaatataatataattacagTATGTGTTaactatcatattttttttattccacGTCGTtagaaaattcattttatagtatataaatacaTAAGTGTGCGTAAATCTTATactgattttataaaattgagttaaatttaaaattcatttcctaatatttgttaattgttaatatttttttgtgtggAATTAAAAAGCATGTTGTGATGGTTATATAAAGTTAATCCACTTTCAGgtagatgaagcagaagaaAACCCATCATGGAAGGCAATTGGCTATTGTGGACCTGATCCAGAGTTCAAAGCACAGTTGAAGAACAATTTCTTACATAGAacatccaaggaagaacaacaccaaaaaaaagatgatgatgatgatgaagaagaagaattcAGAGGCCCTCTTCACAAAGGCCTTGTCCATTTAAACTATCCACGAGACATGATTAAAAATTCTCTAAGACGATTTGGATTCTCTGTCTCTACCATATCTAAAAAGCATGAAGCTTCCAACCTGTCATCACCTTCTTTAGTTATCCAATGTGATGCAGTGGTTGTTGGTTCTGGCTCTGGTGGTGGGGTAGCTGCTGGGGTTCTAGCAAATGCTGGTTATAAAGTGTTGGTCTTGGAAAAAGGAAGCTACTGTGCTAGGAACAATCTTTCCCTTCTTGAAGGACCAAGCATGGATCAAATGTACCTCTCCAATGGTTTGGTTGCAACAAAGGATATGTCTGTCCTAATACTAGCAGGATCCACAGTTGGTGGTGGCTCTGCAGTGAACTGGTCAGCCAGCATTAAAACTCCTCAACATGTATGCAAGGAGTGGTGTGATCTTCATGAGCTCGAACTGTTTGAAAGTAAGTTGTACAGAGAAGCCATGGATGCTGTGTGTGGCAAAATGGGAGTCCAATCTGAGGTTGAAGAGGAAGGGTTCAACAATGAAGTCCTGAGAAGAGGGTGTCTAGAAATGGGATATCATGTGTGCAACATTCCAAGGAATGCTTCATCGGATCACTACTGTGGTTGGTGCTGCATGGGGTGTAAGGATGGAAACAAGAAGAGTACATCAGAAACATGGCTTGTGGACTTGGTGAAATCAGGTAATGGAGCAATCATTCCAAGTTGTGAGGCCATACAAGTCTTgcacaagaaaaagaaaggaagtGAGAAAAAAACAGCTCGCGGAGTGGCTTTTGCGATTGAATACAAGGGAAAGAAGGACATTTGTGTGGTGGAGTCCAAGGTCACAATTGTAGCATGTGGAGCACTCAGCACTCCAGCATTGCTTAAGAAAAGTGGATTGAAGAATGAGAACATAGGAAAGAACTTGCACCTTCATCCTGTGGCAATGGCTTGGGGCTACTTCCCTGATTCATCTTCACCTAAGATGTGGCCAGAGAAACATAAGAAGAGCTATGAAGGAGGGATTATGACAGCAATGTCCACAGTTGTTGCACAGTTTGACAAAACAGGATATGGTGCAGTGATCCAAACACCTTCATTGCATCCTGGTATGTTCTCAATTCTAATGCCTTGGACTTCTGGCAAAGATATGAAAGATCGAATGCACAAGTTTTCTAGAACAGCTCATGTATTTGCACTGGCAAGGGACCAAGGATCAGGAACAGTGAATTCACCATCTCTTATAAGTTATGAGTTGAAAGATGTGGACAAAGAGAATTTAGAGACAGGAATTGAGAAGGTGCTGAGAATTCTTGCAGCAGCAGGAGCTGAAGAAATTGGTACACACAATAACAAGGGAAGGAGCATAAATGTTAAGCAGGTGAGCTACCATGAGTTCGAGAAATTTGtaaaagaagaaagttcaatgtcTTTAACAGACCTTACAACACCATTGTGTTCAGCACATCAGATGGGAAGTTGTAAGATGGGCACTAATCCAAGTGACTCAGTTGTGAACCAAATGGGAGAGACATGGGAAGTGGAGGGCCTTTATTTGGCAGACACAAGTGTCTTTCCCACAGCTTTGGGTGTGAATCCAATGGTCACTGTTCAGGCTATTGCTTACTGCACAGCACAGTATGTTGCTGAAGTTCTTAGAAGGAAGACAaagtgaagagaagagaaaagagaaacagAAAACTCTTGCTGGTGATGttcaaaattcaataaaaaagagTAGCATGCTAGAAGCAGTGGATATACTTTTACTTATGTGTTATCATGTATATAAGCTTCTACATGCACTTAGATGTAAAATGAATTGAATTTCTCTCATAAATTAAGATCTGCTTATGCAATTAGCTTTtatataagttattttatttatctttttcaaaAGCTACAGTGCATaagttgattttaattttgagaaaaaaCTCAGTTTATTTTGATTCTTCTAACATGTGTTCATCTAAACTGGCTCATAAATGTAACCAGCAATGTTTGTTCTATAGAAAATCCCAATGTTTATTTCTGCTTAAtgaaaacaagaacaaaatgTATGAGAATTCATCAATGTACTAAACGGAATCATTCtcttaattgaaaaaataatcaaagttttaaattttagcTATTTTTAATCTTAAACACAAATGGAAAAAAATTACAGTATGTGGagatggtgaagatgatgaGCCAAAACGAATCAAGTGATAAATTGAGGAAGAGAGacattttttaatatgtgaTCATTAAGGGGAGAGACaaaatattaatcaaataaaaagaaaCTAATTACATGGATGAGAGAAGAATGTAACTAACTTATGTGAAGCAAAGGTGGGGTAAAGGACTCCAAAGAAGTGTGGAGACATAAGAAAAATAGTTATTACATATCTAAACTTATTAAGGATATAATAGTTTAATACAAAGTAAAGGAAATGAGATATCtacatttaagaaaaaaaaaataaacatattaaatattaattaaatacttCTAAaggaaaatagaagaaaaatgatAGAAATTTTTATGTATGGTATAATAGGAGATATGTTAAAACaactattaataatttaataactaattGTACACGCCAGACCTCGAACCTCAGCTCATGAAGGCGGGGAAGAGAACCTCTAGAGGTCATGGCGCGCCACCTACTGCTGACCTGTCTGCCTTCTTCCATCGGGCCCTTCAAAAGTCAACGACGGCTGAGTCAACCAACGAGAAcactaattaataatttaataataaagtaacattataaaattttatctcaACCGGTTCGAAAAGGGGAGGAgcacaaaaaaaacaaaaacagaccAAGAGTATAAAACAGAAAGATTTTTAACATAGAAAACATCTCAATATACAAGGGTAAAAACAAGATTAAAGAGACATATTAAGGATGCAAAGAtagttttcaaatatatttttaaagaatgCATACAATCATCCAAAGCATACTAACCAAGAATATAGTATACAAATACAAAAGgagaaaaatttcaaaataaaattattattgtaacATTTCTAATAGTCGTTCTTCacttaaattaaaagaagttttAATTCCAATGAAAGACATCCTAACACAATATTAAATCGTCTAACATCaaagagataaaaatataattgtagTTAGATGACTCTAAATCATTTTCCAACGAATTCAATAGTGAATCTAATCAATCAGGGTTCAGAACATATTtacaaacaataaaaattagCAATAACGGTAAGTAAAGAGGAGTTTATAATTGTTTAGTAGGAAAATATAGTAGACGTTGTAAgataaataagaaacaaatgaCTTTCAAGTTATTACACCAATGAATTATTCACAAGTTATCTAAATATTATCATAAATCAATGCTCACTCAGGATTACACTAAATTAATCATGTGTTAATCAAATTCGACCGACAAAGCATATGTCTACTTATGATTCAATACTTCACTTGTATTCATGGGTCTACTTAtgatatgtttttcttttacctATTAGATCATTTATCTAAGAGATTGATTATAACAATGTGAACAATTAAGAAATCCAAATTAGAGAAACTAATTGAACCCTTGAAATGTGTTTAGAACAACTTTTTAAACcagatttcaaaaatattagAGGATTAAAACAAACTGCTATAgataattgaaaaatgaaacttttattgatcgAAACCCCAAAATTCAATAGGAAATTACAAGGGAATCAACCTAGAAGGTTTGGCCTTCCATAAGGAAGAcgaaagtaaaagaaaaataaatctagGTCCAAGAATGTTATTCGGCTATAAAAACTTGATGTCCATTCCTCTAAACTctctttaataatatatttttcttctttgcaCAATTTGAGAGAATCTCCTCACATAAGATTGAATTCGTTTTAGTCATTACTTCCTCAAAGTGTAATAGAATCACTGAATCAATATCTTCCTTTCTCAGAATTCAATAAATTCATATTAATTACAAAATGTCATCAATTACTATATATCTTTattcttataaattaaaaaaataaaataatcatttgTGTACATACagtacaaaaaaatcattaaataaaattaacttaaaaaataataattaatcattatattaactaaattagatattatatcaaagatttaaaaaaatattgtatctaaattaactaCAAAATCTTAATTCgtaaaattttaactatcaagattttagttatcaattactttagattctaaaattgtcagttaattaaatataatttaaaactagtttataaatttagaatctaatttagatattaataattttttaatttataaaataatctataaatttaattattataataattaattttattttttttagaaattatttttatttaatgattttgatATAATCGATAACTCATTAAAGTCCACCCCTTAATGCATGTTTTTAGTAGTCTTGGTGGTCGAATTCAGATCCCACCCATTGAGTCTACCCCTGTCAACGCACCGAAAAGGAAAGAGAGTGGAAGAAGAGCAAAACCAATGGAAATGCAATTCCTCTGTCATGTTCATGGTTATCCAAAGTTGACCATTCTAACACAACTACACCAACTATGAACCATTCACATTTTAATTCTCCTTATTATCCACAATTCAAACGACAAAGTTTGATTCCTTAATCACTACCCAACTTTCTTGTCTCTTTGATTCATATGCATACATACTATGAATATATGTGTGTACCATAATAGTTTGTGCAAACAAGAATTCTCCAAAACCACTCCACATTCAACAAGCACTGATGTCTCCTTCAAACCAATGGTAGACTTGTTAAGAACTCTCAAACATCACTATGCAAGGAACTCAAGAAAAACATCTCATCTTTCTGTTCCTTGAGAAGGTTCCAAAACTTATTCATTAATTACTGTCTATTCTCTTCTCATGTCTATTCATATGAACAACCACCCTACCATGGAAAACCCTTCTAGGTTCAAATTCACACAGCTCTTTTTCATCATCATTTCCCTCTCCCTTGGCTTATTTTCCTTTATCTTTTGTGTTGCAGCTGAGATAAAGAGGAACAAGGTGGAAATGCTTACTACTCTATTGATTGCTCCAATTTTTAGTCCTGCAAGTTAAGACTTTTGAAAAGGGTAGTTTGTTTTGCAGGAGGAGGATCTCAGGTGGACTGGGAAGCTATGTTATTTGCCAACAAGCAAGGCCTTTGGACTGGGAATTGCAGCTTTGGTCAGTTTCTTTCTTGCCCAGATTATTGGGAATTCTATATTGTTGAAGAATTGTTCTTGCAGAAGAAAAAGTAAATCCGGGTACAAGATCCCTGCTTTTGCAAAGGTTCTGGTTTTGATATCTTGGTAGGTTATCAATCTTTTGCACATATTTTGTTAAACTGTTACTTCACAATCACCAATTAGAGATTGAGAATATGAAACTAATGAGTTTTCCTAGTATATAAGTGATGGTAAAGCTTACTTAATAAATCTtgaattaggtttaaagttccCTTCTTATTTTACCTACACATAGTCAAAATAATACACAATTGGTTTGTGATTTATCCTTGTTGGAGAACAGAAAAGAGTTGTGGTATTGAAAAAAAGTTAGCATTGAGATTATGGTTTCTTGGGTTTGAAGTTGAAATTGTGAGGGCAAATGGTGATATTTGGCAGGTTGAGCTGTGGATTTGCCACTATTTTATTGATTACAGCCACAAGCATGAACAGAAAGCAGCCATATAGGGTGGGATGGTTGGATGGTGAGTGCTATGTAGTGAAAGAGGGGACTTATGCAGGCTCAGCCATATTGGTCCTAGTCACAGTGTGTTCTGTGAATGGTTCAGCTTTCTCAACATTGAAATCTAGCCAACCAAATCAGACTACAAAAGTGCATAAACCAATGGGGTGAAGTTGTCTTTGGAAATCatagaaaagaagaaagaagcaCATTTTTTGAGTGACACAGGAACCAAGTTGCAGAAGCAGAATTAAAAGGTCAAAAATGGAATCCAATTCTTTGatctattattaattaatagttgttAATTATGTAAAAGAAGGTCCAGTGAGTGGCTTATCCAATACAaaggaataaaaatatttagacaGCAAACAGAGACACCTCATTTGTCCACATTTTCTCCAAGGTGATCACTCCCCTGAATAGGAACACCTTGGATCCCACCTCCACATTCTATTTATATCACTTTTCAGatttctttaataatttttcttctttagttTACACTTAATATAAactaacaacaaaatttaatttaattttaattacttcATAAACATCGATATTTTTCCTtatattaagtttttattttttgtttaactattgaatctttctaatattttttgtttttgtttaattacTTTACTGTTTGAATATTGTCTTCAATAAAATGAGTAATTATTACTCAGTGATATTGTATAGTTTTCCCATCAACTCAAGGAATCATAATTTGACGCACAAAAATAGAGATGATTGAAAGCTGGCGTATTTTAAAAACTACATTCAATTGGCTACAATGAGATCACGCTTAGGAAATATTTtccagaataaaaaaaaataaaaaagacatcCCACTAGACGAATTCGGGCCTCTTGTTGGGCTGATTTCTGAATTGAATTGTTGGATTTTGTTTGTTGCACCCAATCATTTTAACTTTCACCTCCAACAACAAAACCCCATAAACTAAAACTATTTATAGaaagatatttttgaaattaaaataattattgggTGCAGTAAAAAAGTATGGAGATACAGGAAGAAAATACCTTTAAATCATATTTGTTTTGGGCCTTTTAAGTGGCTTCATGTAGTTTTTGTGTCTTAAAAAGGCTATAGGGTAATTGGGTTGGGTCCAAAATGTGCATTTATATCATAAGTTTGGGTCACGAGTTCAATGGGTTAGAAATGTTTTGTGGCAATTTctccctccaccatatcaatttcagcATGCACCCAATCAGCtctagaaaatgacaaaaatatccctcctaaatgacgaaaataaccttacacaaaaatgggaaaaattatttttaaaacttttatctgaaatattttggatttcaattttcggaacatatttttgaattctgaaattttttatccagaatgtatttttagttgtgttcagaattttttttccagcatgtattttgttatttctcaaatataattattattttggatttttttaatttggaataagggtagttttggaaatttaaaaaattgatatggtggaggttaatatatggtgcaggagggtagttttggaaatttcaaaaattgatatggtgcaggaagaatttgccatGTTTTGTTCGTGATTACTATTTGCATTACTCAAAATTGGTGACTACACTTCCTGCAGATTCTATTTGCCACGTCGTGCTTGCTATTAATAATTCCAAAAGATAGATTTTGTATTTTATGTTAATAAGGCccgaatcaagttttctcaccTTTCAACCCATCT encodes:
- the LOC137808606 gene encoding protein MODIFYING WALL LIGNIN-1-like isoform X2 — encoded protein: MQGTQEKHLIFLFLEKEEDLRWTGKLCYLPTSKAFGLGIAALVSFFLAQIIGNSILLKNCSCRRKSKSGYKIPAFAKVLVLISWLSCGFATILLITATSMNRKQPYRVGWLDGECYVVKEGTYAGSAILVLVTVCSVNGSAFSTLKSSQPNQTTKVHKPMG
- the LOC137808606 gene encoding protein MODIFYING WALL LIGNIN-2-like isoform X1 translates to MSIHMNNHPTMENPSRFKFTQLFFIIISLSLGLFSFIFCVAAEIKRNKEEDLRWTGKLCYLPTSKAFGLGIAALVSFFLAQIIGNSILLKNCSCRRKSKSGYKIPAFAKVLVLISWLSCGFATILLITATSMNRKQPYRVGWLDGECYVVKEGTYAGSAILVLVTVCSVNGSAFSTLKSSQPNQTTKVHKPMG
- the LOC137808605 gene encoding long-chain-alcohol oxidase FAO4A-like, coding for MNTTNMENNGESHSRSASFRMGFGLSVNEAKVHTVLHLGTPTLLHAHGDADVGDEERDKHQKPLTNSLSPRQMKSLVALCDTIIPSIDNNVVRSSDDESVANFYKTSASMAGTPQHLGKLISEKVKHPSTWLLLLTLWLLSTWFGTLILCGMASVSSRFPFFHSYPEMSLLKRQRVMQSWSLSYLRPLRMFFRTIKLLTLLTFFTQVDEAEENPSWKAIGYCGPDPEFKAQLKNNFLHRTSKEEQHQKKDDDDDEEEEFRGPLHKGLVHLNYPRDMIKNSLRRFGFSVSTISKKHEASNLSSPSLVIQCDAVVVGSGSGGGVAAGVLANAGYKVLVLEKGSYCARNNLSLLEGPSMDQMYLSNGLVATKDMSVLILAGSTVGGGSAVNWSASIKTPQHVCKEWCDLHELELFESKLYREAMDAVCGKMGVQSEVEEEGFNNEVLRRGCLEMGYHVCNIPRNASSDHYCGWCCMGCKDGNKKSTSETWLVDLVKSGNGAIIPSCEAIQVLHKKKKGSEKKTARGVAFAIEYKGKKDICVVESKVTIVACGALSTPALLKKSGLKNENIGKNLHLHPVAMAWGYFPDSSSPKMWPEKHKKSYEGGIMTAMSTVVAQFDKTGYGAVIQTPSLHPGMFSILMPWTSGKDMKDRMHKFSRTAHVFALARDQGSGTVNSPSLISYELKDVDKENLETGIEKVLRILAAAGAEEIGTHNNKGRSINVKQVSYHEFEKFVKEESSMSLTDLTTPLCSAHQMGSCKMGTNPSDSVVNQMGETWEVEGLYLADTSVFPTALGVNPMVTVQAIAYCTAQYVAEVLRRKTK